A genomic region of Alligator mississippiensis isolate rAllMis1 chromosome 4, rAllMis1, whole genome shotgun sequence contains the following coding sequences:
- the NTS gene encoding neurotensin/neuromedin N, translated as MQNMFKKGQKMARMRIQLVCMMLLAFTSWSLCSDSEEEMKALEADLLTNMYTSKINKAKLPYWKMTLLNICNMINNINNQAEETSEVDEDDLITRQFPAALDGFSLEAMLTIYQLQKVCHSRVFQHWELLQQEVFDPENSNQEKDIMKRKTPYILKRQLHVNKARRPYILKRNSYY; from the exons Atgcaaaatatgtttaaaaa AGGGCAGAAGATGGCAAGGATGAGAATCCAACTGGTGTGCATGATGCTGCTGGCTTTCACCTCCTGGAGCCTGTGCTCAG ATTCAGAGGAGGAAATGAAAGCGTTAGAAGCAGATTTATTGACCAATATGTATACATCAAAG ATTAACAAGGCAAAACTTCCGTACTGGAAAATGACCCTGCTAAATATTTGCAATATGATAAACAACATAAATAACCAAGCAGAAGAAACCTCAGAGGTTGATGAAGACGATCTCATTACAAGACAGTTTCCTGCTGCTCTGGATGGCTTCAGTTTGGAAGCAATGCTGACAATATACCAGCTCCAAAAAGTTTGCCACAGTCGAGTTTTTCAGCATTGGGAG TTACTTCAGCAAGAAGTTTTTGATCCAGAGAATTCAAACCAAGAGAAAGATATCATGAAGAGGAAAACCCCTTATATTCTGAAACGGCAACTACATGTGAACAAAGCTAGAAGACCATACATACTTAAGAGAAATTCATATTACTGA